In the genome of Paenibacillus sp. FSL R5-0766, one region contains:
- a CDS encoding bifunctional glycosyltransferase family 2/GtrA family protein, giving the protein MIIGKQNGETIILIPSLEPDERLPAYVRQLREYGFTNIVIVDDGSGEAYQSIFEELRENGCALLTHAENQGKGAALKTGFEYIGKQFDATSFVVTADSDGQHAAEDVYRIAQEARLHPDSLVLGVRNFSEGNIPPKSLLGNRMTSFIFAMLYGRKLSDTQTGLRAFGPGLLAFMQDVRGTRFEYELQMLISCIQSGIPIHTMPIQVIYENGNAGTHFKAIQDSARVMGVLFSNFLRFISSSVASSVVDLGIAWFLIDALRPVLGEQHYLRILLATVIARVISIVVNYVLNRHFVFRKEDSQGSLWRYLTLCGVVILLSSTGVYIFHTVLFVDEKLAKFVCDALLFLLSFQLQRRWVFAARRKQL; this is encoded by the coding sequence ATGATTATAGGTAAACAAAACGGCGAAACGATCATCCTCATTCCATCACTTGAACCGGATGAGAGACTTCCAGCCTATGTACGGCAATTGCGAGAGTATGGATTTACTAATATTGTTATTGTGGACGACGGATCTGGTGAGGCCTACCAGTCGATTTTCGAGGAGCTTCGTGAGAACGGTTGTGCTCTGCTGACACATGCGGAAAATCAGGGGAAGGGTGCGGCACTCAAGACCGGATTTGAGTATATTGGGAAGCAATTCGACGCAACTTCCTTCGTCGTAACCGCTGATTCAGACGGACAACACGCAGCTGAGGATGTATACCGTATAGCCCAAGAAGCAAGGCTTCATCCGGATTCGTTGGTGCTCGGGGTAAGGAACTTCAGCGAGGGGAATATACCTCCAAAGTCTCTGTTAGGAAATCGGATGACATCCTTTATTTTTGCCATGCTCTATGGTAGAAAACTGTCAGATACCCAGACTGGGCTTCGTGCCTTCGGTCCAGGGTTACTTGCGTTTATGCAGGATGTTCGCGGCACTCGATTTGAATATGAGCTGCAGATGCTTATCTCGTGCATTCAGTCTGGCATACCGATTCATACGATGCCCATCCAAGTCATTTATGAGAATGGTAATGCAGGCACTCATTTTAAAGCGATCCAGGATAGTGCTCGGGTCATGGGGGTGTTGTTCTCCAATTTCCTGCGGTTCATTTCATCATCGGTGGCCAGTTCGGTTGTGGATTTGGGCATCGCCTGGTTTTTGATCGACGCGTTGCGGCCCGTGTTGGGTGAGCAGCACTATTTAAGAATTCTGCTGGCAACCGTGATTGCGAGAGTTATATCCATTGTGGTCAACTATGTACTGAACAGACATTTTGTATTCCGCAAGGAGGATAGCCAGGGAAGTCTATGGCGCTATCTAACGTTATGCGGAGTAGTCATCTTGCTTTCCAGTACCGGTGTATATATATTCCATACCGTTCTCTTCGTAGATGAGAAATTGGCGAAATTCGTCTGTGATGCCTTGCTGTTCCTGCTCAGTTTCCAATTGCAGCGAAGATGGGTATTTGCAGCAAGGAGGAAGCAGTTGTAG
- a CDS encoding YheC/YheD family protein, whose amino-acid sequence MKKAVIPMLFERDKWLQYGILRDEPSLAERLPETQLLEKETLTKMLLQYPSVVLKPRNGSYGRGILFIKRSGANAYRIQNENNTLTMRDNEQLLEWFEQTIKSDEYIVQKRLQLAQIKHRPFDIRIMVQRKKGSSSTWNVTGSYAKVAAQGYQVTNVNNRPIPVLKALRLARIGDRRLLVRAEQVARLAAIRLGEHYPMLRQVGFDIAVDKKRRIWIIEGNYQPDLRPFRLMKDSSMHRRILWYKKN is encoded by the coding sequence TTGAAAAAGGCTGTGATTCCAATGTTATTCGAAAGAGACAAATGGTTGCAGTATGGCATCCTGCGCGATGAGCCCTCTCTCGCAGAACGGTTGCCAGAAACACAGTTGCTTGAAAAGGAAACGCTAACGAAGATGCTTCTTCAGTATCCCAGCGTTGTACTGAAACCTCGTAATGGCAGTTACGGAAGGGGTATCCTGTTCATTAAACGAAGCGGTGCAAATGCTTATCGTATTCAAAATGAAAATAACACACTCACCATGAGAGACAACGAGCAGTTACTCGAATGGTTCGAACAAACAATCAAAAGTGATGAATATATTGTCCAAAAGCGTCTGCAGCTTGCTCAAATTAAACACAGGCCGTTCGACATTCGGATCATGGTTCAGCGCAAAAAGGGTTCCTCGTCCACTTGGAACGTGACAGGTTCCTATGCTAAAGTCGCAGCACAAGGATACCAAGTCACCAATGTGAATAACCGCCCCATTCCAGTTCTTAAAGCGCTGAGACTAGCTCGAATTGGAGATCGGCGCTTACTTGTCAGAGCGGAACAAGTTGCACGATTAGCCGCCATACGATTGGGAGAGCATTACCCCATGCTTAGACAAGTCGGGTTCGATATTGCTGTCGACAAGAAACGACGTATTTGGATCATTGAAGGAAATTATCAACCGGATTTGCGCCCTTTCCGACTTATGAAAGACTCCTCGATGCACCGCAGAATATTATGGTACAAGAAAAATTAA
- a CDS encoding DUF4303 domain-containing protein, protein MPMQEIETLAIEIAAAARTSFCTLFENGERYYYCTLYTTGEGHAPSISAWSWEALALESARQAEESDTPVSMIADLIKWSYADSPYCCFQDDHFDGVKQRYNERPFIAELEYDDWNREFDMRLRAMELAMKMLDDEGVFALNQPRESVCALVEVMPPDEINTEIALRLNRAESPAMQAWLAEAAE, encoded by the coding sequence ATGCCAATGCAGGAAATAGAGACACTGGCCATAGAGATTGCCGCTGCCGCCAGAACATCTTTTTGTACTCTTTTTGAAAATGGTGAACGTTACTATTATTGTACGTTATACACTACTGGCGAGGGACATGCGCCAAGCATCTCTGCCTGGTCGTGGGAAGCATTGGCGTTGGAATCGGCTAGGCAAGCAGAGGAAAGTGATACGCCGGTATCCATGATTGCGGATCTCATCAAATGGTCGTATGCGGATTCGCCCTATTGTTGTTTTCAGGATGATCACTTTGACGGTGTCAAACAACGATATAACGAGCGTCCTTTCATTGCGGAACTGGAGTATGATGATTGGAATCGGGAGTTTGATATGAGGTTGAGAGCCATGGAGCTGGCGATGAAGATGCTAGATGATGAAGGCGTATTTGCCTTAAATCAACCGCGAGAGTCCGTATGTGCCCTTGTTGAAGTCATGCCGCCAGATGAGATCAATACCGAAATTGCCTTACGTTTGAATCGGGCGGAATCGCCGGCTATGCAAGCTTGGTTGGCGGAGGCGGCAGAATAG
- a CDS encoding 50S ribosomal protein L25, with product MTTSFQAENRIPLNTSRLRDLRKSGRLPGIVFGKNTENEMIHIPTIQFQKWLKQGTSGFIELQFEEKGSLTVLLEDLQRDPVTRDLLHVDFQQVQTNEILRTKIPVKFNGTPIGTKQGGVVQVQLSSIEVEALPRHLPTSIEFDISAMELGETLHVSDATFAPDVTVISEGNESLLSVVKP from the coding sequence ATGACTACTAGTTTTCAAGCGGAGAACCGCATTCCATTAAATACATCCCGACTTAGGGATTTACGTAAATCCGGGCGTTTGCCAGGTATTGTTTTTGGCAAAAATACGGAGAATGAAATGATTCATATTCCAACAATACAATTTCAAAAATGGTTGAAGCAGGGTACGTCTGGTTTTATCGAACTGCAGTTTGAAGAGAAAGGCTCATTGACTGTATTGTTGGAAGATCTCCAGCGTGATCCAGTGACACGGGATTTACTTCATGTGGATTTTCAGCAGGTGCAGACCAATGAGATCCTGCGTACTAAAATTCCTGTGAAGTTCAACGGCACACCGATTGGTACAAAACAGGGCGGAGTCGTGCAAGTTCAATTATCTTCTATTGAAGTGGAGGCATTGCCGAGACACTTGCCAACGTCGATTGAATTTGACATTAGTGCTATGGAACTTGGAGAAACGCTACATGTAAGTGATGCTACGTTTGCACCAGATGTGACGGTGATCTCTGAAGGGAATGAGTCTCTACTCTCTGTAGTTAAACCTTAA
- a CDS encoding GNAT family N-acetyltransferase — protein MTEYRMATPDEREECIDLANYAFHLDFETLMPKGYGKNVDSSSMHKVAVDEEGRLRAQVAVFPEPLTVCGYTLRTGYLGTVSVHPRARGEGHMKVLMDMWLEELRNTCDMVVLYGQRQRYEYFGFTLGGVKLKYIVGEANVRHGLKHVNDTGISFRPFFEIEGAESFAHSINTSRLAYVERAVQQLPLIFGSLHQKALGVLDQDKLIGYLIVNETGDEISEFALEHAADISRTIKAYMLHSRTDRISIFTPEYDIPLNTTLGNIAEDYVIETSDMYHILDFANVLEAYLTLKFKTTGIVKGEFSAVMDGQPITARVDASGVTVERSAKTDAVVLDKQQAQALLLTQHGRYMAVAAPVGWFPLPIFWYKIDKF, from the coding sequence ATGACTGAATACAGAATGGCAACTCCAGATGAGCGTGAAGAATGTATCGATTTAGCCAACTATGCTTTTCACTTGGATTTTGAAACTCTGATGCCCAAAGGGTATGGGAAGAACGTAGATTCTTCTTCCATGCATAAGGTTGCTGTAGATGAGGAAGGCAGGCTGCGCGCGCAGGTAGCTGTTTTTCCAGAGCCTCTGACCGTATGTGGCTATACCCTGCGAACCGGCTATTTGGGTACTGTATCAGTCCATCCACGGGCGCGTGGCGAAGGACATATGAAGGTGCTCATGGACATGTGGCTTGAGGAATTACGCAATACGTGTGATATGGTTGTATTATATGGTCAGCGGCAGAGGTATGAGTATTTTGGCTTCACGCTTGGCGGTGTAAAGCTCAAGTATATTGTTGGAGAGGCCAATGTGCGCCATGGCTTAAAACATGTGAACGACACAGGAATATCTTTCAGGCCTTTCTTCGAGATTGAAGGAGCAGAGTCCTTTGCACACAGCATCAACACCTCGCGGCTTGCTTATGTTGAACGTGCAGTGCAGCAATTGCCACTTATTTTCGGCAGCCTCCATCAAAAGGCGCTGGGCGTTCTGGATCAAGATAAACTGATTGGGTATCTAATTGTAAACGAAACAGGAGATGAAATATCTGAATTTGCGCTGGAACATGCGGCAGATATTTCGCGGACGATTAAGGCTTACATGTTACATAGCAGAACGGATCGTATATCTATATTTACGCCGGAATATGACATTCCGCTGAATACGACACTTGGCAACATTGCGGAAGACTATGTTATTGAGACATCCGATATGTATCATATTCTGGACTTTGCCAATGTATTGGAGGCATATCTGACACTTAAATTCAAAACCACAGGGATAGTAAAGGGAGAATTCTCAGCAGTTATGGATGGTCAGCCGATTACTGCGCGAGTGGATGCGAGTGGTGTGACTGTCGAGCGATCTGCTAAGACCGATGCCGTTGTCCTTGATAAGCAACAGGCTCAGGCGCTTCTACTTACACAACATGGCCGTTATATGGCAGTTGCTGCGCCCGTTGGATGGTTTCCACTCCCAATATTCTGGTACAAGATCGATAAATTCTGA
- a CDS encoding IS1182 family transposase, whose amino-acid sequence MYIQYTMDQLFLPMDLETDIPENHLVRVVNDAINRLSDSIFSAAYPGGGRHSYHPKMLTKIIIYAYTQRIYSSRQIAKAVRENIMFMWLAGRQQPDFRTINRFRSERMKEVLETVFTHVLELLVQEQYVSMDHYFLDGTKLEANANRYTFVWKKAVVKYQAKLQEKVHTLFQTIEAAESEEDALHAGTDLPELGEASALTAEKLEKAIEQLEESLQEKPKNKIVKKAVRQLRKDLLPRLQKYEHQIQTAGERNSYSKTDPDATFMRMKEDHMRNGQLKPGYNVQIGTENQFVLGYTVHQRPTDTKCLKPHLDHFEETLGKRPKTVIADAGYGSEENYSYFEEQNIQAIVKYGTYHKEKTRAWKQAIGKVDNWSYNETEDTWTCAAGKTLHFRYESETVTESGYTIRTRHYRSEDCSRCPLKATCTKAKGNREIAISLTYMRQKNEMRERLRSEEGYTLSVQRMTEPESVFGQIKNNRGFRRFLLRGLQKVSLEVGWLCLAHNLLKKAAMTEKRKKDKAG is encoded by the coding sequence TTGTACATTCAATATACCATGGATCAACTTTTCTTGCCAATGGATTTGGAGACAGATATCCCCGAAAACCACCTCGTTCGTGTTGTAAATGACGCAATCAATCGCCTGAGCGATTCCATTTTTAGTGCAGCATATCCTGGCGGGGGCCGCCATAGCTATCATCCCAAAATGCTCACCAAAATCATCATCTACGCCTATACCCAACGCATCTATTCATCCCGGCAAATCGCCAAGGCTGTTCGCGAAAATATCATGTTCATGTGGCTCGCTGGGCGGCAACAACCGGATTTTCGGACCATCAATCGCTTTCGTTCCGAGCGGATGAAAGAGGTACTGGAAACGGTGTTTACCCACGTGCTAGAACTGCTGGTTCAGGAGCAATACGTGTCCATGGATCACTACTTTCTGGACGGAACCAAGCTTGAGGCGAATGCAAATCGGTACACCTTTGTCTGGAAAAAGGCTGTCGTCAAGTACCAGGCCAAGCTGCAAGAAAAAGTACATACCCTGTTCCAAACCATCGAAGCGGCCGAAAGTGAAGAAGATGCGCTCCATGCGGGTACAGACCTCCCTGAGCTCGGGGAAGCTTCTGCACTCACGGCAGAAAAGCTGGAAAAAGCCATTGAGCAACTGGAGGAATCCTTACAAGAAAAACCGAAAAACAAAATCGTAAAGAAAGCCGTACGCCAGTTACGCAAAGACTTGCTACCGCGGCTGCAAAAGTATGAGCACCAGATCCAAACCGCAGGGGAGCGGAATAGCTATAGCAAAACCGATCCAGACGCAACGTTCATGCGAATGAAAGAAGATCATATGCGAAATGGTCAATTGAAGCCAGGGTACAATGTGCAGATTGGAACGGAAAACCAGTTTGTTTTAGGTTACACGGTGCACCAGCGACCCACAGACACGAAATGTCTGAAGCCCCATCTCGACCATTTCGAAGAAACGCTCGGCAAAAGACCGAAGACCGTCATTGCGGATGCAGGATATGGAAGTGAAGAGAATTACAGCTATTTCGAGGAGCAAAACATCCAGGCAATCGTCAAATATGGGACGTACCACAAGGAGAAAACCAGGGCGTGGAAGCAAGCGATTGGCAAGGTGGACAACTGGAGCTATAACGAAACGGAAGATACATGGACCTGTGCGGCGGGGAAGACGTTACATTTTCGGTACGAAAGCGAGACAGTCACGGAAAGTGGTTACACGATTCGTACCCGCCATTATCGAAGTGAAGATTGTAGTAGATGTCCTCTGAAAGCAACATGCACCAAAGCCAAAGGCAATCGGGAGATCGCGATCAGCCTGACCTATATGCGGCAAAAAAACGAGATGCGGGAACGACTGCGCAGCGAGGAAGGATACACCCTTTCTGTTCAGCGCATGACGGAGCCAGAGAGTGTGTTTGGACAAATCAAAAACAACCGGGGATTCCGAAGATTCCTGCTTCGCGGCTTGCAAAAAGTAAGCCTGGAGGTCGGGTGGCTTTGCCTTGCCCACAATCTGCTTAAAAAAGCCGCAATGACGGAAAAACGCAAAAAGGACAAAGCAGGATAA
- the srtB gene encoding class B sortase produces MSKTKKVLIAVSLLVLVFSLVSLAGTFLRDYAEKQKIEELTKVWKEGSEQGGGDAFPSLLLNKGNEPVVLPEFRDLYERNSDIVGWLKIDGTRIEYPVMQSPQDSEYYLNHDFDKNENIGGLPFLDKHSRANSSDILLIHGHHMKSGWMFKDLMKYKNESFYQEHATFQFSTLYEKEEYEIVAVILSKVYRKSDDVFKYYQIENVSTPAEFDSYVQNIQKLSLYDTDVTAHYGDKLIVLSTCEYSTENGRLAVVARKR; encoded by the coding sequence ATGAGCAAAACTAAAAAAGTTCTTATCGCTGTTTCCTTGCTTGTGTTGGTATTTTCACTTGTCAGTCTTGCGGGGACTTTCTTGCGAGATTATGCCGAGAAGCAGAAAATCGAAGAGTTAACAAAGGTTTGGAAAGAAGGATCAGAACAAGGTGGAGGGGATGCATTCCCCTCCCTTTTGTTGAATAAAGGCAATGAGCCGGTTGTGCTCCCCGAATTTCGAGATCTTTACGAGAGGAACTCAGACATCGTTGGCTGGCTGAAGATTGACGGTACCCGAATTGAGTACCCGGTCATGCAGAGCCCACAGGATTCGGAGTACTATCTCAATCATGATTTTGATAAAAATGAAAATATAGGGGGACTCCCCTTTTTGGACAAGCATAGCCGGGCTAATAGTTCGGACATTTTGCTGATTCATGGTCATCACATGAAAAGTGGTTGGATGTTTAAAGATTTAATGAAGTACAAGAACGAAAGCTTCTATCAAGAACATGCTACGTTTCAGTTCAGCACGCTTTACGAAAAGGAAGAGTATGAGATTGTTGCCGTTATTCTGTCAAAAGTTTATCGCAAATCGGACGACGTGTTTAAATACTACCAGATTGAGAATGTAAGTACGCCCGCCGAGTTCGATTCATATGTTCAGAATATCCAAAAACTCTCTCTTTATGACACAGACGTAACAGCACATTATGGTGACAAGCTTATTGTGCTGTCCACATGCGAGTATTCGACCGAAAACGGTAGGTTAGCGGTGGTGGCTCGAAAGCGTTAA